The following coding sequences are from one Lolium rigidum isolate FL_2022 chromosome 6, APGP_CSIRO_Lrig_0.1, whole genome shotgun sequence window:
- the LOC124660083 gene encoding glucan endo-1,3-beta-glucosidase, acidic isoform-like — MAGHRAAAAYMLAVAAFFLGVFATIPAAVQSIGVCYGVNGDGLPSASDVVQLYKSNGITGMRIYSPDGDTLQALSGSNIDLILDVGNDQLANLAASASNADSWVQANVQPYKDVKIKYIAVGNEVPDQGGSTQDILPAMQNVHDALARAGLNGIKVSTAVNSGVRTGYPPSHGTFSATHMPPIAQYLASTGAPLLANVYPYFTYTGTPGIDLNYALFTSPGTVVQDDNGLEYQNLFDALVDTFYAALDSAGAGSVGIVVSESGWPSAGDTAATTDNAQTYNQKLINHVGQGTPKRPGAIETYIFAMFNENRKNGAETEKHFGLFNPDQSPAYPISF; from the exons ATGGCGGGGCATCGTGCAGCTGCTGCCTACATGCTTGCAGTGGCGGCGTTCTTCCTTGGCGTGTTTGCAACCATTCCGGCAG CGGTCCAGTCCATCGGCGTGTGCTACGGCGTGAACGGCGACGGGCTGCCGTCGGCGAGCGACGTCGTGCAGCTCTACAAGTCCAACGGCATCACTGGCATGCGTATCTACTCCCCGGACGGCGACACCCTCCAGGCCCTAAGCGGCAGCAACATCGACCTCATCCTCGACGTCGGCAACGACCAGCTCGCCAACCTCGCCGCCAGCGCCTCCAACGCGGACTCCTGGGTCCAGGCCAACGTGCAGCCCTACAAGGACGTCAAAATCAAGTACATCGCCGTCGGCAATGAGGTTCCCGACCAAGGCGGCAGCACGCAGGACATCCTCCCGGCGATGCAGAACGTGCACGACGCCCTAGCCAGGGCCGGCCTCAACGGCATCAAGGTGTCCACGGCGGTGAATTCGGGCGTCAGAACCGGGTACCCGCCGTCCCACGGCACCTTCTCCGCCACCCACATGCCGCCCATCGCGCAGTACCTCGCCAGCACCGGCGCCCCGCTGCTCGCCAACGTCTACCCCTATTTTACCTACACGGGCACGCCTGGGATCGACCTCAACTACGCCCTCTTCACCTCGCCGGGCACGGTGGTGCAGGACGACAACGGGCTCGAGTACCAGAACCTGTTCGACGCGCTCGTCGACACGTTCTACGCGGCGCTCGACAGCGCCGGGGCTGGAAGCGTCGGTATCGTGGTGTCGGAGAGCGGGTGGCCCTCGGCCGGCGACACGGCGGCCACCACGGACAACGCGCAGACGTACAACCAGAAGCTGATCAACCACGTCGGGCAGGGAACGCCCAAGAGACCTGGGGCGATCGAGACGTACATATTCGCCATGTT